One part of the Eulemur rufifrons isolate Redbay chromosome 16, OSU_ERuf_1, whole genome shotgun sequence genome encodes these proteins:
- the RPL3 gene encoding large ribosomal subunit protein uL3 isoform X2, with translation MSHRKFSAPRHGSLGFLPRKRSSRHRGKVKSFPKDDPSKPVHLTAFLGYKAGMTHIVREVDRPGSKVNKKEVVEAVTIVETPPMVVVGIVGYVETPRGLRTFKTIFAEHISDECKRRFYKNWHKSKKKAHLMEIQVNGGTVAEKLDWARERLEQQVPVNQVFGQDEMIDVIGVTKGKGYKGVTSRWHTKKLPRKTHRGLRKVACIGAWHPARVAFSVARAGQKGYHHRTEINKKIYKIGQGYLIKDGKLIKNNASTDYDLSDKSINPLGGFVHYGEVTNDFVMLKGCVVGTKKRVLTLRKSLLVQTKRRALEKIDLKFIDTTSKFGHGRFQTMEEKKAFMGPLKKDRIAKEEGA, from the exons ATG TCTCATAGGAAGTTCTCAGCTCCCAGACACGGGTCTTTGGGCTTCTTGCCTCGGAAGCGCAGCAGCAGGCATCGTGGGAAGGTGAAGAGCTTCCCCAAGGATGATCCGTCCAAGCCTGTCCACCTCACAGCCTTCCTGGGATACAAGGCTGGCATGACCCACATCGTTCGGGAAGTCGATAGGCCAGGATCCA AGGTGAACAAGAAGGAAGTTGTGGAGGCTGTGACCATTGTGGAGACACCACCCATGGTGGTCGTAGGCATAGTGGGCTATGTGGAAACTCCTCGAGGCCTCCGGACTTTTAAGACCATCTTTGCTGAGCATATCAGCGATGAGTGCAAAAGGCGCTTCTACAAGAACTG GCATAAATCTAAGAAGAAG GCCCACCTGATGGAGATCCAGGTGAACGGAGGCACCGTGGCCGAGAAACTGGACTGGGCCCGGGAAAGGCTGGAGCAGCAGGTCCCCGTGAACCAAGTGTTTGGGCAGGATGAGATGATCGATGTCATCGGGGTGACCAAGGGCAAAGGCTACAAAG GGGTTACCAGTCGTTGGCATACCAAGAAACTGCCCCGCAAGACCCACCGAGGGCTGCGCAAGGTTGCCTGTATCGGTGCATGGCATCCTGCCCGAGTGGCTTTCTCTGTGGCACGGGCTGGGCAGAAAGGCTACCATCACCGCACAGAGATCAACAAGAAG ATCTATAAGATCGGCCAGGGCTACCTTATCAAGGATGGCAAACTGATCAAGAACAATGCCTCTACCGATTACGACCTGTCTGACAAGAGCATCAACCCCCTG GGTGGTTTTGTCCACTACGGTGAAGTGACCAATGACTTTGTGATGCTGAAAGGTTGTGTGGTGGGAACCAAGAAGCGAGTGCTCACCCTCCGCAAG TCCTTGTTGGTGCAGACCAAACGCCGGGCTCTGGAGAAAATTGACCTTAAGTTCATTGACACCACCTCCAAGTTTGGCCATGGCCGCTTCCAGACTATGGAGGAAAAGAAGGCGTTCATG GGACCACTTAAGAAGGACCGAATTGCCAAGGAAGAAGGAGCTTAA
- the RPL3 gene encoding large ribosomal subunit protein uL3 isoform X1, which translates to MSHRKFSAPRHGSLGFLPRKRSSRHRGKVKSFPKDDPSKPVHLTAFLGYKAGMTHIVREVDRPGSKVNKKEVVEAVTIVETPPMVVVGIVGYVETPRGLRTFKTIFAEHISDECKRRFYKNWHKSKKKAFTKYCKKWQDEDGKKQLEKDFSSMKKYCQVIRIIAHTQMRLLPLRQKKAHLMEIQVNGGTVAEKLDWARERLEQQVPVNQVFGQDEMIDVIGVTKGKGYKGVTSRWHTKKLPRKTHRGLRKVACIGAWHPARVAFSVARAGQKGYHHRTEINKKIYKIGQGYLIKDGKLIKNNASTDYDLSDKSINPLGGFVHYGEVTNDFVMLKGCVVGTKKRVLTLRKSLLVQTKRRALEKIDLKFIDTTSKFGHGRFQTMEEKKAFMGPLKKDRIAKEEGA; encoded by the exons ATG TCTCATAGGAAGTTCTCAGCTCCCAGACACGGGTCTTTGGGCTTCTTGCCTCGGAAGCGCAGCAGCAGGCATCGTGGGAAGGTGAAGAGCTTCCCCAAGGATGATCCGTCCAAGCCTGTCCACCTCACAGCCTTCCTGGGATACAAGGCTGGCATGACCCACATCGTTCGGGAAGTCGATAGGCCAGGATCCA AGGTGAACAAGAAGGAAGTTGTGGAGGCTGTGACCATTGTGGAGACACCACCCATGGTGGTCGTAGGCATAGTGGGCTATGTGGAAACTCCTCGAGGCCTCCGGACTTTTAAGACCATCTTTGCTGAGCATATCAGCGATGAGTGCAAAAGGCGCTTCTACAAGAACTG GCATAAATCTAAGAAGAAGGCCTTCACCAAGTACTGCAAGAAATGGCAGGATGAGGATGGCAAGAAGCAGCTGGAGAAGGACTTCAGCAGCATGAAGAAGTACTGCCAAGTCATTCGCATCATTGCCCACACCCAG ATGCGCCTGCTTCCTTTACGCCAGAAGAAGGCCCACCTGATGGAGATCCAGGTGAACGGAGGCACCGTGGCCGAGAAACTGGACTGGGCCCGGGAAAGGCTGGAGCAGCAGGTCCCCGTGAACCAAGTGTTTGGGCAGGATGAGATGATCGATGTCATCGGGGTGACCAAGGGCAAAGGCTACAAAG GGGTTACCAGTCGTTGGCATACCAAGAAACTGCCCCGCAAGACCCACCGAGGGCTGCGCAAGGTTGCCTGTATCGGTGCATGGCATCCTGCCCGAGTGGCTTTCTCTGTGGCACGGGCTGGGCAGAAAGGCTACCATCACCGCACAGAGATCAACAAGAAG ATCTATAAGATCGGCCAGGGCTACCTTATCAAGGATGGCAAACTGATCAAGAACAATGCCTCTACCGATTACGACCTGTCTGACAAGAGCATCAACCCCCTG GGTGGTTTTGTCCACTACGGTGAAGTGACCAATGACTTTGTGATGCTGAAAGGTTGTGTGGTGGGAACCAAGAAGCGAGTGCTCACCCTCCGCAAG TCCTTGTTGGTGCAGACCAAACGCCGGGCTCTGGAGAAAATTGACCTTAAGTTCATTGACACCACCTCCAAGTTTGGCCATGGCCGCTTCCAGACTATGGAGGAAAAGAAGGCGTTCATG GGACCACTTAAGAAGGACCGAATTGCCAAGGAAGAAGGAGCTTAA